The Bacilli bacterium genome contains a region encoding:
- a CDS encoding RICIN domain-containing protein has product MQYPALAGVQAASAASSGRQMEFLDRGLIAVKVTNGVFVSWRMFGNDPGNIGFNLYRNGSKINSSPITTSTNYLDTGGTANSTYVVRPVINGTEQAPSEAVNVWGTNYLTVPLQKPAGGTTPDGVNYTYNANDASVGDLDGDGKYEIVLKWDPSNSKDNSQSGYTGNVYVDAYKLDGTRLWRINLGRNIRAGAHYTQFMVYDLDGDGKAEVAMKTADGTVDGKGAVIGNASADYRNSSGYILSGPEYLSIFNGQTGAAMATVNYDPPRGKVCDWGDCYGNRVDRFLAGIAYLDGTRPSLIMARGYYTRTVLTAYNWRNGQLTKLWKFDSNNSGYSSYAGQGNHNLSIGDADGDGKDEIVYGAMTVDDNGAGLYNTGLGHGDAMHFGDLNPNRAGLEVFKVLENSPYGAAVWDAANGHVIWRVTGNGDTGRGMAADIDPRHPGEEVWASNGVGLYTIDGTKLSSSTPSSINFGIWWDGDLLRELLDHSSGVGTISKWDYANQRTNTLLTANGAYSNNGTKGTPSLQADILGDWREEAVWRTQDSSALRIYTTTAVTNYRIYTLMHDPVYRLGVAWQNVAYNQPPHTSFFLGEGMAPPPVPNIYLVGGSDNGDGTGGTWDPNAYYMLVNRNSGKVADVEGGSYSDGANILQWSNHGGYNQQWRIVDAGGGYYKLINRNSGKAMAVDGNSTANGANILQWTDNGSSGQQWQISDIGNGYYKLVNRNSGKVADVEGLSTADGGNILQWQDNGGYNQQWQIIKVQ; this is encoded by the coding sequence ATGCAATATCCGGCGTTGGCCGGCGTGCAGGCAGCATCGGCGGCATCGTCCGGGCGGCAGATGGAATTTCTGGATCGCGGGCTTATTGCCGTCAAGGTAACGAACGGCGTCTTTGTCAGTTGGCGGATGTTCGGCAACGATCCCGGCAACATAGGTTTTAACCTTTACCGCAACGGAAGCAAGATCAATTCATCACCCATCACGACAAGCACCAATTATCTGGACACCGGCGGCACGGCAAATTCCACGTATGTTGTGCGCCCGGTAATAAACGGGACGGAGCAAGCGCCGTCGGAGGCAGTCAATGTATGGGGAACCAATTATCTGACTGTTCCGCTGCAAAAACCGGCGGGCGGGACAACGCCGGACGGCGTAAACTATACCTACAATGCCAATGATGCCAGTGTCGGTGATCTGGACGGCGACGGAAAATACGAAATTGTACTGAAATGGGACCCTTCCAATTCGAAAGATAACTCGCAATCCGGCTATACCGGGAATGTATATGTAGATGCTTATAAACTGGACGGGACCCGCCTGTGGCGGATCAATCTGGGCAGAAACATTCGCGCCGGCGCGCATTATACCCAATTCATGGTGTATGATCTGGACGGCGACGGCAAAGCCGAAGTCGCGATGAAAACTGCAGACGGCACCGTGGACGGAAAAGGCGCCGTCATCGGCAATGCGAGTGCCGATTACCGGAACTCCAGCGGTTATATTTTGAGCGGCCCCGAGTACTTGTCGATTTTCAACGGACAAACCGGAGCGGCCATGGCTACCGTAAACTATGATCCGCCCAGGGGTAAAGTTTGCGATTGGGGCGACTGCTACGGGAATCGTGTCGATCGGTTTTTGGCCGGTATCGCTTATCTGGATGGAACAAGGCCGAGCTTGATTATGGCGCGCGGTTATTACACCCGTACCGTACTTACGGCCTACAACTGGCGCAACGGCCAGTTGACGAAACTGTGGAAATTCGACAGCAACAATTCCGGCTATTCCTCATATGCGGGGCAGGGAAATCACAATCTGAGCATCGGCGATGCGGATGGCGACGGCAAAGACGAGATTGTCTACGGAGCGATGACTGTCGATGATAATGGCGCCGGTTTGTATAACACGGGCCTTGGACATGGCGATGCCATGCATTTCGGTGATCTGAACCCGAATAGAGCCGGACTGGAAGTGTTTAAGGTTCTGGAAAACAGCCCATATGGCGCAGCCGTTTGGGATGCGGCGAACGGCCATGTTATATGGAGGGTTACGGGTAACGGCGATACAGGCCGCGGTATGGCGGCGGATATCGATCCCAGGCATCCCGGCGAAGAGGTCTGGGCATCGAATGGTGTTGGGCTTTATACAATCGACGGGACAAAGCTTAGCAGTTCGACACCTTCATCCATTAACTTCGGTATTTGGTGGGATGGGGATCTGCTCCGCGAACTGCTCGATCATAGTTCGGGGGTCGGCACGATCAGCAAATGGGATTACGCCAACCAACGAACCAATACGTTGTTGACAGCAAACGGAGCATATTCCAACAACGGTACGAAAGGAACGCCCAGCCTGCAGGCCGACATCTTGGGCGACTGGCGGGAAGAAGCCGTGTGGCGGACGCAAGACAGCTCTGCCCTGCGAATTTACACCACTACTGCCGTCACAAATTACCGGATTTACACTTTGATGCACGATCCGGTTTATCGCCTGGGCGTTGCCTGGCAGAATGTCGCCTATAATCAGCCGCCGCATACATCCTTCTTCCTTGGCGAAGGAATGGCGCCTCCCCCCGTTCCGAACATTTACCTGGTCGGCGGCAGCGATAACGGCGACGGTACAGGCGGCACCTGGGATCCAAATGCCTATTACATGCTTGTTAATCGCAACAGCGGCAAGGTGGCGGATGTCGAGGGCGGTTCATACTCCGACGGGGCAAATATCCTGCAATGGTCCAACCATGGCGGATATAACCAGCAGTGGCGGATTGTCGATGCCGGCGGCGGTTATTACAAGCTGATCAACCGAAATAGCGGCAAGGCAATGGCTGTTGACGGGAATTCGACTGCGAACGGAGCGAATATTCTGCAATGGACGGACAACGGCAGCAGCGGCCAGCAGTGGCAAATTTCCGACATCGGCAACGGCTATTATAAGCTTGTCAACCGCAACAGCGGCAAGGTGGCAGACGTAGAAGGATTATCGACCGCGGACGGCGGTAATATCCTGCAATGGCAGGATAACGGGGGATATAATCAACAGTGGCAGATTATAAAAGTACAATAA
- a CDS encoding ATP-binding protein, translating into MLKRTIFILLLFMFVFIQCWFLYLMFRYPFMGIRLQLSSNQEWIVSELDRDGAGYRLGIRPGDVILKINDKDPFDHFSVKKWRQVEQTDSLTVSQAGQLLKLDLSNERGHDGQNVMIIFAEIICFYMAGLLLRKLKNSPSARHLALLFVVIGLAFTGLGASVRGDAVGKILIATTVMLTPTVFQHFLIVFLREKANINLGSSSLKYLYGFIAIISIILFNFFIPQTANLIYKISYFIAYPYFIGGILWNFGLLSYLFWKHRKENLYISVIIKTIWVTLFISFVPFVVLNILAQLLFKQISIGFLDFSWLILFFPLSFTYLMATNRLYDIPNVVRRILFTVMIAIIPSAVTVAIAAALLAPTISVDRLVILFIITVTLGTFVLYSLEYITTKLNKVMFPRKYYLQRALGKISRDLATISNFREIKEIVLVDIVNTLQVHGCAIVFQSAEELETIGIGEVDYGKIERHIKEGRKSCDCCTIFPINHHEEYSSFLIVSEKKAKTMLVKEELDWLNLIITYLSVSLENLYLIRKLTTKLHEFAAQAPDEQAAKEFLWFRKSMFEMQEKERQRIANDLHDTTMQDLLYLKRKLTALLEKYALTEEDQSELNKLTEYIEIINTNLRQSCFELYPHLLRTTGLVNSIEKTVEFENAAATCEIEFRVFNKSQIEKLDLDQKRHVFRIVQELISNAKKHAKAAKVAIELSAKDGTVKLKYRDDGIGFDQIPDPVPGKTGVGMLQMKSRVLDLHGQLDIHSKAGEGLKLKISFPLQASISA; encoded by the coding sequence ATGTTAAAACGAACAATTTTTATTCTACTTTTATTCATGTTTGTTTTTATTCAGTGCTGGTTTTTATATTTAATGTTTAGATATCCATTCATGGGTATTAGATTGCAACTGTCTTCCAACCAAGAATGGATAGTATCTGAATTGGACAGAGATGGTGCCGGTTACCGTCTTGGCATCCGACCGGGTGACGTCATCTTAAAAATCAACGACAAGGATCCTTTCGATCATTTTTCCGTAAAAAAATGGAGGCAAGTTGAACAGACCGATTCGCTCACAGTTTCGCAAGCCGGCCAATTATTGAAACTGGATTTAAGCAATGAACGTGGCCATGATGGTCAAAATGTCATGATTATTTTTGCGGAGATTATTTGTTTTTACATGGCTGGATTGTTGCTCCGAAAGCTAAAAAATTCCCCCTCCGCCAGGCATCTCGCGCTTTTGTTTGTTGTCATCGGATTGGCCTTTACCGGACTGGGCGCATCTGTGCGCGGAGACGCTGTGGGCAAAATTTTGATCGCAACCACTGTCATGTTGACGCCAACCGTCTTCCAGCATTTTTTAATCGTCTTTTTACGGGAAAAAGCAAACATCAATCTCGGCTCCTCCAGTTTGAAATATTTATATGGTTTTATCGCCATAATCAGCATAATTCTGTTTAACTTTTTCATACCGCAGACTGCAAATTTGATTTACAAAATCAGTTATTTTATTGCTTACCCATATTTTATTGGTGGAATTTTGTGGAACTTCGGCTTGTTAAGCTACCTGTTTTGGAAACATCGTAAAGAAAACCTGTATATTTCCGTTATTATCAAAACGATTTGGGTTACCTTGTTTATTTCCTTTGTCCCCTTTGTTGTTTTGAACATTTTGGCGCAACTATTATTCAAACAAATATCGATCGGCTTTTTGGATTTTTCCTGGCTTATCCTCTTTTTCCCGTTATCCTTCACTTATTTGATGGCGACGAATCGGTTGTATGATATTCCAAACGTGGTCAGACGCATCCTGTTTACCGTTATGATCGCCATCATTCCCAGCGCCGTCACAGTCGCCATCGCAGCGGCTCTGCTCGCTCCAACCATTTCCGTGGACCGGTTGGTTATCCTGTTCATCATTACCGTGACATTGGGGACGTTCGTTTTATATTCGCTTGAATACATTACGACCAAATTGAATAAAGTCATGTTCCCGCGCAAGTATTATTTGCAGCGGGCATTGGGGAAAATATCGCGCGATCTCGCGACAATATCCAATTTTCGGGAAATTAAAGAGATTGTGTTGGTGGACATTGTCAATACGCTGCAGGTGCACGGCTGCGCGATCGTCTTTCAGTCTGCGGAAGAGTTGGAAACGATCGGCATCGGCGAAGTTGATTATGGGAAAATCGAAAGGCATATCAAAGAAGGACGAAAAAGTTGCGATTGTTGCACCATATTCCCGATCAACCACCATGAAGAATACAGCAGCTTCCTCATCGTCTCCGAAAAGAAAGCGAAGACGATGCTCGTCAAGGAGGAACTGGATTGGCTGAACCTGATCATCACATATTTGTCCGTCAGCCTGGAAAATTTGTATTTGATCCGCAAGCTGACGACAAAACTGCACGAGTTTGCCGCGCAGGCGCCCGATGAACAGGCCGCCAAAGAATTTTTATGGTTTCGCAAGTCCATGTTTGAAATGCAGGAAAAAGAGCGCCAACGGATAGCCAACGATCTGCACGATACGACCATGCAGGATCTTTTGTATTTGAAGCGCAAGCTGACCGCGCTTCTGGAAAAATACGCATTAACCGAAGAAGACCAATCCGAGCTGAACAAGTTGACCGAATATATTGAAATCATCAACACCAATCTGCGGCAAAGCTGCTTTGAGCTTTACCCCCATCTGCTGCGCACTACCGGTTTGGTCAATTCGATTGAAAAAACAGTGGAATTTGAAAACGCCGCCGCAACGTGCGAAATCGAATTCCGCGTATTCAACAAAAGTCAGATCGAAAAGCTCGACCTTGACCAGAAACGCCATGTGTTTCGGATTGTGCAAGAACTGATCAGCAATGCGAAGAAGCACGCCAAAGCCGCAAAAGTGGCGATTGAACTGTCCGCAAAAGACGGAACGGTCAAGCTCAAATATCGCGACGACGGCATCGGCTTTGACCAAATTCCCGATCCGGTGCCGGGCAAAACCGGCGTCGGCATGCTGCAGATGAAAAGCCGTGTCCTCGATCTGCACGGCCAGTTGGACATTCATTCAAAAGCGGGCGAGGGGCTGAAATTGAAAATTTCTTTTCCCCTGCAAGCATCGATATCGGCATGA
- a CDS encoding ABC transporter ATP-binding protein, with product MTEVDGLTDKLLTGTRLSKYFGGVKAVDDIDFSLREGELVGLIGPNGAGKSTVFNLLSGAIAPSHGTIHIRGVDMTGKKLFQFAEKGVARTFQNIRLFKGMTVFDNVLAGFHRELDTGFLHSIANFSSSRKKEQLARAKAEELLRAFGLYAHRNKLATHLSYGDQRRVEIARALAANPQILLLDEPAAGMNAYEGQELVKLIGDVWRNYHLSIVLVEHDMEVVMNLCQTIYVMDSGRLIFHGTPEAVRQSKVVREAYLGGDLDA from the coding sequence ATGACAGAGGTGGACGGGTTGACGGACAAACTGTTGACAGGAACGCGCTTAAGCAAATATTTTGGCGGTGTCAAAGCTGTCGATGACATCGATTTTTCGTTGCGGGAAGGGGAACTGGTCGGCCTGATCGGTCCGAACGGGGCAGGGAAATCGACCGTTTTTAACTTGTTAAGCGGGGCGATTGCGCCGTCGCACGGCACCATCCATATCCGCGGCGTCGATATGACCGGAAAGAAATTGTTTCAGTTTGCGGAAAAAGGCGTCGCCCGAACTTTTCAAAATATCCGGCTGTTTAAAGGAATGACCGTATTTGACAACGTGTTGGCCGGTTTTCACCGGGAATTGGATACCGGTTTTTTGCACAGCATTGCAAACTTTTCCTCTTCCCGCAAAAAAGAGCAATTAGCCAGGGCCAAGGCGGAAGAGCTGCTGCGCGCTTTCGGGCTTTACGCGCACCGGAACAAACTTGCCACCCACCTTTCCTACGGCGACCAACGCCGTGTGGAAATTGCCCGGGCGCTTGCCGCAAATCCGCAAATCCTGTTGCTGGATGAGCCGGCCGCCGGCATGAACGCTTACGAGGGGCAAGAGCTGGTAAAGCTGATCGGCGACGTTTGGCGAAACTATCATTTGTCGATCGTATTGGTCGAACATGACATGGAAGTCGTTATGAATCTGTGCCAAACGATTTACGTAATGGATAGCGGCAGACTGATTTTTCACGGAACGCCGGAAGCGGTCAGACAAAGCAAGGTTGTTCGCGAAGCCTACCTTGGAGGCGATCTGGATGCTTGA
- a CDS encoding ABC transporter ATP-binding protein — MLELQDVSLAYDSGDVVRHVNMEVRKGEIVGLIGSNGAGKTTIMKCISGLVRVKDGKGAIFYNGQNVTNFSPDRILKLGISHVPEGRRIFSDLTVEENLYLGGYRHGRADLSGDFAKVYKLFPILQERKKQRAGNLSGGEQQMLALGRALMSRPDFLILDEPSLGLAPLMVKTVFQLIREIHAAGVTVLLVEQNVDLALKYVDRAYIIQSGLIVLEGSPDTIMSSGDIMEAYLGRTSREKQ; from the coding sequence ATGCTTGAATTGCAAGATGTTTCGCTTGCGTATGATTCCGGCGACGTCGTCCGCCATGTCAACATGGAAGTGCGAAAAGGGGAAATTGTCGGATTGATCGGTTCAAACGGCGCCGGCAAAACGACGATCATGAAATGCATTTCCGGTCTGGTGCGGGTGAAGGACGGCAAGGGCGCGATTTTTTACAACGGGCAAAACGTGACGAATTTTTCTCCCGATCGCATCCTGAAACTCGGGATTAGCCATGTGCCGGAGGGGCGGCGGATTTTTTCCGACCTCACGGTTGAGGAAAATTTGTATTTGGGCGGCTACCGCCATGGCCGGGCGGATCTTTCGGGTGACTTCGCAAAAGTATACAAATTGTTCCCCATCCTGCAGGAACGCAAAAAGCAGCGGGCCGGCAATTTAAGCGGAGGCGAACAGCAGATGCTGGCGCTTGGCCGGGCGCTGATGTCGCGCCCTGACTTTCTGATCTTGGACGAACCTTCCCTGGGGCTGGCGCCGCTAATGGTCAAGACAGTTTTTCAGCTGATCCGGGAAATTCACGCTGCCGGGGTAACGGTCCTGCTGGTCGAGCAAAATGTGGACCTGGCGCTGAAGTATGTGGACCGCGCGTATATTATACAATCGGGACTAATCGTGCTCGAGGGCAGTCCGGATACGATCATGAGCTCCGGCGACATTATGGAAGCGTATCTTGGTCGGACAAGCCGCGAGAAGCAATAG
- a CDS encoding branched-chain amino acid ABC transporter permease yields MRKMWIGAGLLLLICFPFFVHDLYIVRIAVIAGIYAILALSLGLIVGKIRLVSAGHAAFFGIGAYTSAILTTRLELPFLAGFAAAAVLAGFIGYLLAFPILRLKGHYLAMATLAFGIIVQMVMLNWEGLTNGPNGIPGIPFASLFGYVLDSDRKMYGFVAFLLVALLLFLRRLYQSSLGRTLDYIREDEIAAQALGIRVRRYKTLGFTLSAALAGLSGSLFAHYMAFINYDSFNPMESFMVLAMVVVGGMSTLLGPVLGAVLLTAIPEILRSLADYRMLIYGLVLIIVLYFRPQGILGVRKADGKERNAE; encoded by the coding sequence ATGAGAAAAATGTGGATTGGAGCCGGTTTGTTGCTGCTCATCTGTTTTCCTTTTTTTGTTCATGATTTGTACATCGTGCGGATTGCGGTGATCGCGGGAATTTATGCGATACTGGCTTTAAGCCTGGGACTTATTGTCGGGAAAATCCGCCTGGTCTCCGCCGGTCATGCCGCCTTTTTCGGAATCGGCGCGTATACTTCGGCAATCTTGACAACCAGGCTGGAACTGCCGTTTTTGGCCGGTTTTGCGGCTGCCGCGGTGCTTGCCGGCTTCATCGGATATTTGCTGGCTTTTCCGATCTTGCGCCTGAAAGGGCATTATTTGGCGATGGCGACGCTGGCGTTCGGCATTATCGTGCAAATGGTGATGCTGAATTGGGAAGGACTGACGAATGGGCCGAACGGAATTCCCGGCATCCCGTTCGCGTCCTTGTTCGGCTATGTCCTGGACAGCGACCGGAAGATGTATGGGTTTGTCGCTTTTCTGCTGGTTGCGCTGCTGCTCTTTTTGCGGCGGTTGTATCAATCGTCGCTCGGCCGCACGCTGGACTATATTCGGGAAGACGAAATCGCCGCGCAAGCTTTGGGCATTCGTGTCAGGCGTTACAAAACGCTTGGCTTCACCCTCTCGGCCGCGCTGGCTGGTCTCTCGGGGAGCCTGTTTGCCCACTATATGGCCTTTATCAATTATGATTCCTTCAATCCGATGGAGTCGTTTATGGTTTTGGCCATGGTTGTCGTGGGCGGAATGTCCACGCTGCTCGGCCCTGTGCTGGGAGCGGTGCTGTTGACGGCAATACCCGAGATATTGCGGTCGCTCGCCGATTACCGAATGCTGATTTACGGCCTGGTTTTGATCATCGTCCTCTATTTTCGCCCGCAAGGAATTTTGGGTGTCCGCAAAGCTGACGGAAAAGAAAGGAATGCCGAATGA